A single region of the Pectinophora gossypiella chromosome 2, ilPecGoss1.1, whole genome shotgun sequence genome encodes:
- the LOC126373223 gene encoding dual specificity phosphatase 29-like isoform X3, whose amino-acid sequence MGQSFGSSPSSVLSSLSSYRSRPFADISYNPTPDVNEVYPGLYVGDAIAAKDKAFLRRMGINYVLNTAEGKRYTQVDTDHLYYRDCPSIHYKGFQMMDLPSTDISRYFHIAANFIDEGLSRGGRVLVHCFMGVSRSATCALAFLMIKRGMSLAEAMATVRSRRDIHPNEGFVRQLQQLDRELREFRVSRIR is encoded by the exons ATGGGACAG AGTTTCGGGTCGTCGCCGTCGTCGGTACTGAGCTCGCTGTCCTCGTACCGCTCGCGGCCCTTCGCCGACATCTCCTACAACCCCACCCCAGACGTTAACGAGGTCTACCCCGGCCTCTACGTCGGAGATGC TATAGCGGCGAAGGATAAGGCGTTCTTGCGGCGCATGGGCATCAATTACGTACTGAACACGGCGGAAGGCAAGCGCTACACGCAGGTGGACACAGACCACCTGTACTACCGCGACTGCCCCAGCATTCACTACAAGGGCTTCCAAATGATGGATCTTCCATCTACCGATATATCTAGATACTTCCATATCGCTGCCAATTTTATCGACGAGGGACTCTCTAGAGGAG GTCGCGTGCTGGTGCACTGCTTCATGGGCGTGTCTCGGTCGGCGACGTGCGCGCTGGCGTTCCTGATGATCAAGCGCGGCATGTCCCTGGCAGAGGCCATGGCCACGGTGCGCTCGCGCCGCGACATCCACCCCAACGAGGGCTTCGTGCGCCAACTGCAGCAGCTCGACCGCGAGCTGCGCGAGTTCCGCGTCTCGCGCATCCGCTGA
- the LOC126373223 gene encoding dual specificity phosphatase 29-like isoform X2, translating to MSYRDTSFGSSPSSVLSSLSSYRSRPFADISYNPTPDVNEVYPGLYVGDAIAAKDKAFLRRMGINYVLNTAEGKRYTQVDTDHLYYRDCPSIHYKGFQMMDLPSTDISRYFHIAANFIDEGLSRGGRVLVHCFMGVSRSATCALAFLMIKRGMSLAEAMATVRSRRDIHPNEGFVRQLQQLDRELREFRVSRIR from the exons ATGAGTTACCGGGATACT AGTTTCGGGTCGTCGCCGTCGTCGGTACTGAGCTCGCTGTCCTCGTACCGCTCGCGGCCCTTCGCCGACATCTCCTACAACCCCACCCCAGACGTTAACGAGGTCTACCCCGGCCTCTACGTCGGAGATGC TATAGCGGCGAAGGATAAGGCGTTCTTGCGGCGCATGGGCATCAATTACGTACTGAACACGGCGGAAGGCAAGCGCTACACGCAGGTGGACACAGACCACCTGTACTACCGCGACTGCCCCAGCATTCACTACAAGGGCTTCCAAATGATGGATCTTCCATCTACCGATATATCTAGATACTTCCATATCGCTGCCAATTTTATCGACGAGGGACTCTCTAGAGGAG GTCGCGTGCTGGTGCACTGCTTCATGGGCGTGTCTCGGTCGGCGACGTGCGCGCTGGCGTTCCTGATGATCAAGCGCGGCATGTCCCTGGCAGAGGCCATGGCCACGGTGCGCTCGCGCCGCGACATCCACCCCAACGAGGGCTTCGTGCGCCAACTGCAGCAGCTCGACCGCGAGCTGCGCGAGTTCCGCGTCTCGCGCATCCGCTGA
- the LOC126373223 gene encoding dual specificity protein phosphatase 13-like isoform X1, translating to MSYRDTHPTLYPRSHSYCAANEQRVGSYLRTLMSFGSSPSSVLSSLSSYRSRPFADISYNPTPDVNEVYPGLYVGDAIAAKDKAFLRRMGINYVLNTAEGKRYTQVDTDHLYYRDCPSIHYKGFQMMDLPSTDISRYFHIAANFIDEGLSRGGRVLVHCFMGVSRSATCALAFLMIKRGMSLAEAMATVRSRRDIHPNEGFVRQLQQLDRELREFRVSRIR from the exons ATGAGTTACCGGGATACT CATCCGACGCTCTATCCGAGATCTCATTCTTACTGCGCAGCCAATGAACAGCGCGTAGGCTCCTACCTCAGGACTTTGATG AGTTTCGGGTCGTCGCCGTCGTCGGTACTGAGCTCGCTGTCCTCGTACCGCTCGCGGCCCTTCGCCGACATCTCCTACAACCCCACCCCAGACGTTAACGAGGTCTACCCCGGCCTCTACGTCGGAGATGC TATAGCGGCGAAGGATAAGGCGTTCTTGCGGCGCATGGGCATCAATTACGTACTGAACACGGCGGAAGGCAAGCGCTACACGCAGGTGGACACAGACCACCTGTACTACCGCGACTGCCCCAGCATTCACTACAAGGGCTTCCAAATGATGGATCTTCCATCTACCGATATATCTAGATACTTCCATATCGCTGCCAATTTTATCGACGAGGGACTCTCTAGAGGAG GTCGCGTGCTGGTGCACTGCTTCATGGGCGTGTCTCGGTCGGCGACGTGCGCGCTGGCGTTCCTGATGATCAAGCGCGGCATGTCCCTGGCAGAGGCCATGGCCACGGTGCGCTCGCGCCGCGACATCCACCCCAACGAGGGCTTCGTGCGCCAACTGCAGCAGCTCGACCGCGAGCTGCGCGAGTTCCGCGTCTCGCGCATCCGCTGA
- the LOC126373079 gene encoding lysine-specific demethylase 6A isoform X1, with amino-acid sequence MDEKEELHLTSQELQVLSELDSRQFGFLKLRGTEHGRTRALVLKAVKYLEGMLVQVKEEERACSPGERRDISIDPKTYCKLGHFHLLLEDYAKAMSAYQKFYALEQDNWKDPLFLYGLGLCYYHYNAFEWATKALQMALYVSPGFTRAADAHLRLALMFKARRHWAAAAAHFRRARLAPHQDATFTRLELSFHAAHLLEARGLRKAARDAYERLLKEPQLSSSLKADVCRQLGWLYHRCVSLGESGARGRAAVWCLQRAVAAEPDSGAGLYLLGRCFAAQGKVHDAFIAYRNSVEKSEGNADTWCSIGVLYQQQNQPMDALQAYICAVQLDKGHSAAWTNLGSLYESCQMPRDAFACYNNGGAAATASHAALRQRLAFLKANLAHAPMPSVTGKRRQLPSIEEAWNLPISAEMSSRAPKSAPPPYPGKRPEDPPPLTPHQLQTLQYLQRNSHNLSPQQQTLMQQLLSQYRLAQAARARAVTKSEGGTGDNAESLAEDLLKRFSDSQPDIKKEPVTTESASSSGGNEAVLGGRQPVVKLEPLKTDPLKPVTFHVGMTAKQILDTCKDNAGPPTSWSVLGDGLGPPSPPPVPPPRLSPEQLAPPAPFVYVESKRDAFSPQLQDFCLKHPIAVVRGLTAALKLDLGLFSTKTLVEAWPDHAVEVRTQLMQSADENWDPTGRRRVWACASHRSHTTVRKYAQYQAGSFQESLREERERGAAPAHSGGGLSDSDGRESGSGPVKRRRGARMLRFGTNVDLSDERKWRPQLTELQKLPAFARVASAANMLSHVGHVILGMNTVQLYMKVPGSRTPGHQENNNFCSININIGPGDCEWFGVPDAYWGGVNELCERHGLSYLHGSWWPDPDELRAHGVPVYRFTQRPGDLVWVNAGCVHWVQATGWCNNIAWNVGPLTARQYTLALERYEWNKVQNFKSIVPMVHLTWNLARNIRVSDPRLQRAMRTCLLQTLRAAAGTLGAVRARGVAIRFHGRARGEASHYCGACEREVWHALLVREHERRHVVHCLACARRASPTLQGFLCLEEHHMDELAQVYDAFTLHRPAPPLAAAALPAPPPPSLAPTPD; translated from the exons ATGGATGAAAAAGAAGAGTTGCATTTAACCTCACAAGAGTTACAAGTTTTGTCGGAACTTGACAG TCGTCAGTTTGGTTTCCTGAAACTTCGAGGCACCGAACATGGTCGGACGCGGGCGCTGGTCCTCAAAGCTGTTAAGTACCTCGAAGGCATGTTGGTGCAAGTCAAG GAAGAAGAAAGGGCCTGTTCTCCGGGGGAAAGAAGGGACATTAGTATTGACCCCAAGACATATTGTAAACTGGGACACTTCCACCTGCTTCTCGAGGATTATGCTAaag CAATGTCAGCATATCAGAAGTTCTATGCCCTGGAGCAGGACAACTGGAAAGATCCGCTTTTCCTCTATGGACTCGGCCTGTGCTACTACCATTATAACGCTTTTGAGTG GGCGACGAAGGCGCTGCAGATGGCTCTGTACGTGTCGCCGGGGTTTACGCGGGCCGCGGACGCGCACCTGCGGCTGGCGCTCATGTTCAAGGCGCGGAGACACTgggccgcggccgccgcgcaCTTCCGCCGCGCGCGCCTCGCGCCGCACCAGGACGCCACCTTCACGCGCCTCGAGCTCAGCTTCCACGCCGCACATCTGCTCGAGGCAAGAGGACTCCGCAAGGCCGCAAGAGACGCGTACGAGAGGCTGCTGAAGGAGCCCCAACTGTCCTCTTCTCTGAAGGCTGATGTGTGCAGGCAATTGG GCTGGCTGTACCACCGCTGCGTGTCCCTGGGCGAGTCGGGCGCGCGGGGCCGCGCGGCCGTGTGGTGCCTGCAGCGCGCCGTGGCCGCCGAGCCGGACTCCGGCGCCGGCCTCTACCTCCTCGGACGCTGCTTCGCCGCACAGGGCAAGGTTCACGACGCCTTCATCGCCTACCGCAACTCCGTCGAAAAATCTGAAGGCAACGCCGATACCTGGTGCTCGATAGG GGTGTTGTACCAACAGCAGAATCAGCCGATGGATGCCCTTCAGGCGTATATTTGTGCAGTGCAGTTGGATAAGGGTCATTCTGCGGCGTGGACGAATTTGGGTAGTTTGTATGAGAGCTGTCAGATGCCTCGCGACGCCTTCGCCTGTTACAACaacggcggcgcggcggcgacggcgTCTCATGCCGCCCTCAGGCAAAGGCTCGCTTTCCTCAAAGCTAACCTCGCGCACGCACCGATGCCATCCGTCACTGgcaa ACGTCGTCAACTGCCATCGATAGAAGAGGCGTGGAACCTGCCTATATCAGCGGAGATGTCCTCCCGAGCGCCCAAATCCGCTCCACCGCCGTACCCCGGCAAGCGCCCGGAAGACCCGCCCCCCCTCACGCCGCACCAGCTGCAAACTCTACAGTATCTACAAAGGAACTCACATAATCTCTCGCCGCAACAACAA ACGCTGATGCAACAGTTACTATCGCAGTACCGACTAGCCCAAGCGGCGAGGGCGCGAGCG GTAACTAAGAGTGAAGGAGGCACCGGCGACAACGCCGAGTCGCTGGCAGAAGATCTACTGAAGAGGTTCTCCGATTCGCAACCGGACATCAAGAAGGAACCTGTCACCA CAGAGAGCGCGAGCAGCAGCGGCGGCAATGAGGCGGTGCTGGGAGGCCGGCAGCCGGTGGTGAAGCTGGAGCCGCTCAAGACGGACCCGCTCAAGCCCGTCACCTTCCACGTCGGCATGACGGCCAAGCAGATCTTGGATACCTGCAA AGACAACGCGGGTCCGCCGACGTCGTGGTCGGTGCTGGGCGACGGGCTGGGCCCCCCCTCGCCTCCCCCTGTGCCGCCGCCGCGCCTCTCGCCCGAGCAGctggcgccgcccgcgcccttCGTGTACGTGGAGTCCAAGCGCGACGCCTTCTCGCCGCAGCTGCAGGACTTCTGTCTCAAACACCCGATCGCGGTCGTGCGCGGCCTCACCGCCGCCCTCAAGCTCGACCTGGGCCTGTTCTCGACCAAGACGCTGGTGGAGGCGTGGCCCGACCACGCGGTGGAGGTGCGCACGCAGCTGATGCAGTCTGCCGACGAGAACTGGGACCCCACGGGCCGACGCCGCGTGTGGGCGTGCGCGTCGCACCGCTCGCACACCACGGTGCGCAAGTACGCGCAGTACCAGGCCGGCTCGTTCCAGGAGTCGCTGCGCGAGGAGCGCgagcgcggcgcggcgccggcgcactcGGGCGGCGGGCTGTCGGACTCGGACGGCCGCGAGTCGGGCTCCGGGCCCGTCAAGCGGCGCCGCGGGGCGCGCATGCTGCGCTTCGGCACCAACGTCGACCTCTCCGACGAGCGCAAGTGGCGGCCGCAGCTCACCGAGCTGCAGAAGCTGCCGGCCTTCGCGCGGGTCGCCTCCGCCGCCAACATGCTGTCGCACGTGGGCCACGTGATCCTCGGCATGAACACGGTGCAGCTGTACATGAAGGTGCCCGGCAGCCGCACGCCCGGCCACCAGGAGAACAACAACTTCTGCTCGATCAACATCAACATCGGCCCCGGCGACTGCGAGTGGTTCGGCGTCCCGGACGCGTACTGGGGCGGCGTGAACGAGCTGTGCGAGCGGCACGGGCTGTCGTACCTGCACGGCTCGTGGTGGCCCGACCCGGACGAACTGCGCGCGCACGGCGTGCCCGTGTACCGCTTCACGCAGCGGCCCGGGGACCTCGTGTGGGTCAACGCCGGCTGCGTGCACTGGGTGCAGGCCACGGGCTGGTGCAACAACATCGCCTGGAACGTGGGCCCGCTCACCGCGCGCCAGTACACGCTCGCGTTGGAGCGCTACGAGTGGAACAAGGTGCAGAACTTCAAGTCGATCGTGCCGATGGTGCACCTGACGTGGAACCTGGCGCGCAACATCCGCGTGTCGGACCCGCGGCTACAGCGCGCCATGCGCACGTGCCTGCTGCAGACGCTGCGCGCGGCGGCCGGCACGCTGGGCGCCGTGCGCGCGCGCGGCGTGGCCATCCGCTTCCACGGGCGCGCGCGCGGCGAGGCCTCGCACTACTGCGGCGCGTGCGAGCGCGAGGTGTGGCACGCGCTGCTGGTGCGCGAGCACGAGCGCCGCCACGTGGTGCACTGCCTGGCCTGCGCGCGCCGCGCCTCGCCCACGCTGCAGGGCTTCCTGTGCCTGGAGGAGCACCACATGGACGAGCTGGCGCAGGTGTACGACGCCTTCACGCTGCACCGGCCGGCGCCGCCGCtggccgccgccgcgctgccggcgccgccgccgccctcgCTGGCGCCCACGCCCGACTGA
- the LOC126373079 gene encoding lysine-specific demethylase 6A isoform X2, translating to MDEKEELHLTSQELQVLSELDSRQFGFLKLRGTEHGRTRALVLKAVKYLEGMLVQVKEEERACSPGERRDISIDPKTYCKLGHFHLLLEDYAKAMSAYQKFYALEQDNWKDPLFLYGLGLCYYHYNAFEWATKALQMALYVSPGFTRAADAHLRLALMFKARRHWAAAAAHFRRARLAPHQDATFTRLELSFHAAHLLEARGLRKAARDAYERLLKEPQLSSSLKADVCRQLGWLYHRCVSLGESGARGRAAVWCLQRAVAAEPDSGAGLYLLGRCFAAQGKVHDAFIAYRNSVEKSEGNADTWCSIGVLYQQQNQPMDALQAYICAVQLDKGHSAAWTNLGSLYESCQMPRDAFACYNNGGAAATASHAALRQRLAFLKANLAHAPMPSVTGKRRQLPSIEEAWNLPISAEMSSRAPKSAPPPYPGKRPEDPPPLTPHQLQTLQYLQRNSHNLSPQQQTLMQQLLSQYRLAQAARARAVTKSEGGTGDNAESLAEDLLKRFSDSQPDIKKEPVTKSASSSGGNEAVLGGRQPVVKLEPLKTDPLKPVTFHVGMTAKQILDTCKDNAGPPTSWSVLGDGLGPPSPPPVPPPRLSPEQLAPPAPFVYVESKRDAFSPQLQDFCLKHPIAVVRGLTAALKLDLGLFSTKTLVEAWPDHAVEVRTQLMQSADENWDPTGRRRVWACASHRSHTTVRKYAQYQAGSFQESLREERERGAAPAHSGGGLSDSDGRESGSGPVKRRRGARMLRFGTNVDLSDERKWRPQLTELQKLPAFARVASAANMLSHVGHVILGMNTVQLYMKVPGSRTPGHQENNNFCSININIGPGDCEWFGVPDAYWGGVNELCERHGLSYLHGSWWPDPDELRAHGVPVYRFTQRPGDLVWVNAGCVHWVQATGWCNNIAWNVGPLTARQYTLALERYEWNKVQNFKSIVPMVHLTWNLARNIRVSDPRLQRAMRTCLLQTLRAAAGTLGAVRARGVAIRFHGRARGEASHYCGACEREVWHALLVREHERRHVVHCLACARRASPTLQGFLCLEEHHMDELAQVYDAFTLHRPAPPLAAAALPAPPPPSLAPTPD from the exons ATGGATGAAAAAGAAGAGTTGCATTTAACCTCACAAGAGTTACAAGTTTTGTCGGAACTTGACAG TCGTCAGTTTGGTTTCCTGAAACTTCGAGGCACCGAACATGGTCGGACGCGGGCGCTGGTCCTCAAAGCTGTTAAGTACCTCGAAGGCATGTTGGTGCAAGTCAAG GAAGAAGAAAGGGCCTGTTCTCCGGGGGAAAGAAGGGACATTAGTATTGACCCCAAGACATATTGTAAACTGGGACACTTCCACCTGCTTCTCGAGGATTATGCTAaag CAATGTCAGCATATCAGAAGTTCTATGCCCTGGAGCAGGACAACTGGAAAGATCCGCTTTTCCTCTATGGACTCGGCCTGTGCTACTACCATTATAACGCTTTTGAGTG GGCGACGAAGGCGCTGCAGATGGCTCTGTACGTGTCGCCGGGGTTTACGCGGGCCGCGGACGCGCACCTGCGGCTGGCGCTCATGTTCAAGGCGCGGAGACACTgggccgcggccgccgcgcaCTTCCGCCGCGCGCGCCTCGCGCCGCACCAGGACGCCACCTTCACGCGCCTCGAGCTCAGCTTCCACGCCGCACATCTGCTCGAGGCAAGAGGACTCCGCAAGGCCGCAAGAGACGCGTACGAGAGGCTGCTGAAGGAGCCCCAACTGTCCTCTTCTCTGAAGGCTGATGTGTGCAGGCAATTGG GCTGGCTGTACCACCGCTGCGTGTCCCTGGGCGAGTCGGGCGCGCGGGGCCGCGCGGCCGTGTGGTGCCTGCAGCGCGCCGTGGCCGCCGAGCCGGACTCCGGCGCCGGCCTCTACCTCCTCGGACGCTGCTTCGCCGCACAGGGCAAGGTTCACGACGCCTTCATCGCCTACCGCAACTCCGTCGAAAAATCTGAAGGCAACGCCGATACCTGGTGCTCGATAGG GGTGTTGTACCAACAGCAGAATCAGCCGATGGATGCCCTTCAGGCGTATATTTGTGCAGTGCAGTTGGATAAGGGTCATTCTGCGGCGTGGACGAATTTGGGTAGTTTGTATGAGAGCTGTCAGATGCCTCGCGACGCCTTCGCCTGTTACAACaacggcggcgcggcggcgacggcgTCTCATGCCGCCCTCAGGCAAAGGCTCGCTTTCCTCAAAGCTAACCTCGCGCACGCACCGATGCCATCCGTCACTGgcaa ACGTCGTCAACTGCCATCGATAGAAGAGGCGTGGAACCTGCCTATATCAGCGGAGATGTCCTCCCGAGCGCCCAAATCCGCTCCACCGCCGTACCCCGGCAAGCGCCCGGAAGACCCGCCCCCCCTCACGCCGCACCAGCTGCAAACTCTACAGTATCTACAAAGGAACTCACATAATCTCTCGCCGCAACAACAA ACGCTGATGCAACAGTTACTATCGCAGTACCGACTAGCCCAAGCGGCGAGGGCGCGAGCG GTAACTAAGAGTGAAGGAGGCACCGGCGACAACGCCGAGTCGCTGGCAGAAGATCTACTGAAGAGGTTCTCCGATTCGCAACCGGACATCAAGAAGGAACCTGTCACCA AGAGCGCGAGCAGCAGCGGCGGCAATGAGGCGGTGCTGGGAGGCCGGCAGCCGGTGGTGAAGCTGGAGCCGCTCAAGACGGACCCGCTCAAGCCCGTCACCTTCCACGTCGGCATGACGGCCAAGCAGATCTTGGATACCTGCAA AGACAACGCGGGTCCGCCGACGTCGTGGTCGGTGCTGGGCGACGGGCTGGGCCCCCCCTCGCCTCCCCCTGTGCCGCCGCCGCGCCTCTCGCCCGAGCAGctggcgccgcccgcgcccttCGTGTACGTGGAGTCCAAGCGCGACGCCTTCTCGCCGCAGCTGCAGGACTTCTGTCTCAAACACCCGATCGCGGTCGTGCGCGGCCTCACCGCCGCCCTCAAGCTCGACCTGGGCCTGTTCTCGACCAAGACGCTGGTGGAGGCGTGGCCCGACCACGCGGTGGAGGTGCGCACGCAGCTGATGCAGTCTGCCGACGAGAACTGGGACCCCACGGGCCGACGCCGCGTGTGGGCGTGCGCGTCGCACCGCTCGCACACCACGGTGCGCAAGTACGCGCAGTACCAGGCCGGCTCGTTCCAGGAGTCGCTGCGCGAGGAGCGCgagcgcggcgcggcgccggcgcactcGGGCGGCGGGCTGTCGGACTCGGACGGCCGCGAGTCGGGCTCCGGGCCCGTCAAGCGGCGCCGCGGGGCGCGCATGCTGCGCTTCGGCACCAACGTCGACCTCTCCGACGAGCGCAAGTGGCGGCCGCAGCTCACCGAGCTGCAGAAGCTGCCGGCCTTCGCGCGGGTCGCCTCCGCCGCCAACATGCTGTCGCACGTGGGCCACGTGATCCTCGGCATGAACACGGTGCAGCTGTACATGAAGGTGCCCGGCAGCCGCACGCCCGGCCACCAGGAGAACAACAACTTCTGCTCGATCAACATCAACATCGGCCCCGGCGACTGCGAGTGGTTCGGCGTCCCGGACGCGTACTGGGGCGGCGTGAACGAGCTGTGCGAGCGGCACGGGCTGTCGTACCTGCACGGCTCGTGGTGGCCCGACCCGGACGAACTGCGCGCGCACGGCGTGCCCGTGTACCGCTTCACGCAGCGGCCCGGGGACCTCGTGTGGGTCAACGCCGGCTGCGTGCACTGGGTGCAGGCCACGGGCTGGTGCAACAACATCGCCTGGAACGTGGGCCCGCTCACCGCGCGCCAGTACACGCTCGCGTTGGAGCGCTACGAGTGGAACAAGGTGCAGAACTTCAAGTCGATCGTGCCGATGGTGCACCTGACGTGGAACCTGGCGCGCAACATCCGCGTGTCGGACCCGCGGCTACAGCGCGCCATGCGCACGTGCCTGCTGCAGACGCTGCGCGCGGCGGCCGGCACGCTGGGCGCCGTGCGCGCGCGCGGCGTGGCCATCCGCTTCCACGGGCGCGCGCGCGGCGAGGCCTCGCACTACTGCGGCGCGTGCGAGCGCGAGGTGTGGCACGCGCTGCTGGTGCGCGAGCACGAGCGCCGCCACGTGGTGCACTGCCTGGCCTGCGCGCGCCGCGCCTCGCCCACGCTGCAGGGCTTCCTGTGCCTGGAGGAGCACCACATGGACGAGCTGGCGCAGGTGTACGACGCCTTCACGCTGCACCGGCCGGCGCCGCCGCtggccgccgccgcgctgccggcgccgccgccgccctcgCTGGCGCCCACGCCCGACTGA